A window from Streptomyces sp. NBC_00299 encodes these proteins:
- a CDS encoding serine/threonine-protein kinase has translation MAGERERIIAGRYRLRQRLGAGGGGSVWLAEDKKLRAQVAVKEIDVPDEPDARLGDPADRGRDEALKAAQLREHPNVITVYDVVEDDDRPWIVMEYLPGTRDLHAVARQRGPLSSEETARIGAAALDGLRAGHRLGIIHRDVKPSNILLAPDHSGTVDGRVLLTDYGISLRPRETRITRSGMVVGTPGYVAPERLSGGEATAASDLFSLGVTLYFAVEGTAPFERDTLDASLLAALNTEPSVPQRASAPLGRAIMGLLTKDPLKRIEAAEAAELLAEAAGETLGTRGSRPGQPAPPDEGSSTATRGTPLSSLPTPVRRLPVLLALTVVLVGGGGFALGAVTVGEAGEGTQSPQVRAKPAGTPSPVPSPTVTRSTYPYGRQVGLRDGLTAGQCVDAEWKGDDFKGRPGLKLADCHDDDPEGQVIATVTADRTAPAPDAKSVQGECTRRTANLRGTMPDPVLYVLTPEAGQSEPPASACLLFLKNATVGGPLGDFRRFGDEVYITQLGPGDCINSEDDEDGSSTETLVSCDGPHDEQVAGWTWASGEGSSDSVDTGGLCEEKYGVDWARGKGHEMWGWSSTDEEWDAGFRHVMCSVAREDGKKLPAGGLKPAY, from the coding sequence GTGGCAGGGGAGCGGGAGCGGATCATCGCCGGGCGGTACCGGCTGCGGCAGCGGCTCGGCGCCGGCGGCGGAGGAAGCGTCTGGCTGGCCGAGGACAAAAAGCTCCGGGCACAGGTCGCGGTCAAGGAGATCGACGTACCGGACGAGCCGGACGCGCGGCTCGGCGACCCTGCCGACCGGGGGCGCGACGAGGCGCTGAAGGCCGCGCAGCTGCGCGAGCACCCGAACGTGATCACCGTGTACGACGTGGTCGAGGACGACGACCGCCCGTGGATCGTGATGGAGTACCTGCCCGGTACCCGCGACCTGCACGCCGTGGCCAGGCAGCGCGGCCCGCTGTCGAGCGAGGAGACGGCCCGGATCGGGGCGGCCGCCCTCGACGGACTCCGCGCCGGGCACCGGCTCGGCATCATCCACCGGGACGTGAAGCCGTCCAACATCCTGCTGGCGCCCGACCATTCGGGCACCGTCGACGGCCGGGTCCTGCTCACGGACTACGGCATCTCGTTGCGGCCCCGCGAAACCCGGATCACCCGGAGCGGCATGGTCGTCGGCACCCCGGGCTACGTGGCACCCGAGCGGCTGTCCGGCGGCGAGGCGACCGCCGCCTCCGACCTGTTCTCGCTCGGCGTCACCCTCTACTTCGCCGTCGAGGGCACCGCCCCCTTCGAACGCGACACACTCGACGCCAGCCTCCTCGCGGCACTGAACACGGAGCCCTCCGTGCCGCAGCGAGCGAGTGCCCCGCTCGGCCGCGCCATCATGGGCCTGCTGACCAAGGACCCGCTGAAGCGGATCGAGGCGGCGGAGGCGGCCGAGTTGCTCGCCGAGGCCGCGGGCGAGACGCTCGGCACCCGTGGCTCACGGCCCGGCCAACCCGCCCCGCCGGACGAGGGCAGCTCCACCGCCACCCGCGGTACACCGCTGAGCTCGCTCCCCACCCCGGTCCGGCGACTGCCCGTCCTCCTGGCGCTCACCGTCGTGCTGGTCGGGGGCGGCGGGTTCGCGCTGGGTGCCGTCACCGTCGGCGAGGCGGGGGAGGGGACACAGAGCCCGCAGGTCAGGGCGAAGCCTGCCGGGACTCCTTCCCCGGTCCCGTCCCCGACCGTCACCCGCAGCACGTACCCGTACGGCAGACAGGTGGGCCTGCGTGACGGCCTCACGGCGGGCCAGTGCGTCGACGCCGAATGGAAGGGCGACGACTTCAAGGGACGGCCGGGCCTCAAGCTCGCCGACTGTCACGACGACGACCCCGAGGGTCAGGTCATCGCGACCGTGACGGCCGACCGCACCGCACCGGCACCGGACGCGAAGTCCGTACAGGGCGAGTGCACCCGGCGCACCGCAAACCTGCGGGGCACCATGCCCGACCCCGTGCTGTACGTCCTGACCCCCGAGGCCGGCCAGAGCGAGCCGCCGGCGTCGGCCTGCCTGCTGTTCCTGAAGAACGCCACCGTCGGCGGCCCGCTCGGCGACTTCCGCAGGTTCGGCGACGAGGTGTACATCACGCAACTGGGCCCGGGTGACTGCATCAACTCCGAGGACGACGAGGACGGTTCGTCCACCGAGACCCTGGTGAGCTGCGACGGGCCGCACGACGAGCAGGTGGCCGGCTGGACCTGGGCCTCCGGGGAGGGCTCCTCGGACAGCGTCGACACGGGAGGGCTCTGCGAGGAGAAGTACGGCGTCGACTGGGCCCGCGGCAAGGGGCACGAGATGTGGGGCTGGTCCTCCACGGACGAGGAGTGGGACGCCGGCTTCCGCCACGTGATGTGCAGCGTGGCCCGTGAGGACGGCAAGAAGCTGCCCGCGGGAGGGCTGAAACCGGCGTACTGA